The Dermacentor albipictus isolate Rhodes 1998 colony chromosome 2, USDA_Dalb.pri_finalv2, whole genome shotgun sequence genome has a segment encoding these proteins:
- the LOC139056019 gene encoding probable 3-hydroxybutyryl-CoA dehydrogenase: MVRVAVIGCGGLGVNVAGELAAQGHEVRVHDALPDALDRVAPRLAEDRKALRECGLLRQPGFLGSVFCLSRLEEALREAELVLECITEDLAAKVSLMEVASQSCRPTAILASSSMRLPMDAIFERASGKDRCLGIRFLFPVYAIPEVEIQLCRGTSMATLSWVRGFLERISKTAFLRAGPEPLVLSEREREARRSALALLGRTAMARQPPPFSPPDLASPDTLCSALTAEVLEAGGAGGRDKDCVVCMDEERNCVLHPCHHLCTCAACGRMLLKRQDACPICRRHITSIFRVFHS; the protein is encoded by the exons ATGGTGCGTGTGGCCGTCATTGGTTGTGGTGGCCTGGGCGTTAACGTGGCGGGCGAACTGGCAGCTCAAGGGCACGAGGTGCGTGTGCATGATGCTCTGCCCGATGCCCTGGACCGAGTTGCACCCCGACTGGCCGAGGATCGCAAGGCACTGAGGGAGTGCGGTCTCCTGCGCCAGCCAGGCTTCTTGGGCAGCGTGTTCTGTCTCAGCCGCCTTGAAGAAGCACTCAGG GAGGCGGAGCTGGTGCTGGAGTGCATCACCGAGGACCTGGCGGCCAAGGTTTCCCTGATGGAGGTGGCCTCTCAGAGCTGCCGCCCAACAGCCATTCTGGCCAGCAGCAGTATGCGCCTCCCCATGGACGCCATATTTGAGCGGGCCTCGGGCAAGGATCGCTGCCTTGGCATACGCTTCCTCTTTCCTGTCTACGCCATACCGGAG GTGGAAATACAGTTGTGCAGAGGGACTTCCATGGCAACGCTCTCGTGGGTGCGGGGTTTCCTGGAACGCATAAGTAAAACTGCCTTTCTCCGTGCTGGGCCCGAGCCCCTGGTGCTGTCAGAGCGAGAGCGCGAGGCGCGGCGTTCCGCACTTGCTTTGCTGGGCCGGACAGCCATGGCTCGACAGCCACCACCCTTCTCCCCACCCGATTTGGCCAGTCCT GACACGCTGTGCAGTGCCCTCACGGCCGAAGTTCTGGAGGCTGGAGGTGCAGGCGGCCGCGACAAGGACTGTGTGGTGTGCATGGACGAGGAGCGCAACTGCGTGCTGCACCCCTGCCACCACCTGTGCACGTGTGCCGCCTGTGGCCGCATGCTGCTCAAACGACAGGACGCCTGTCCCATCTGCCGACGGCACATCACCTCCATCTTTCGCGTGTTCCACTCCTAA